CTTCGAATCAATATAATCCCCTTACTTCAAGGTTAAGCcacaagaaaattcaaagatcCCGAACATCTCAAGTTACACTCACACAACTTCAAGCTCATAATGCAACATTGGAAAGGGTTTTTTGTTACAAATAGAATCTTACCAGGACAGTCCATAGGTTGGCCATTCCTGCCAACAGCAAAACCAAGGCCACTCTGACAAGGAGCAGCTATTGGTTGTGGAGGTAGTTCTTGTGCCTAACCTATCCTTCTAGTATAAGGCAGAAGAATTTCATTTATACACATGGAGAAACTTTTAATCTGAGCATGAATGTTTTCTTGGACCTGAATCTGTTGATTAGTAAGAGAGGCTTTACAAGCCATTTCATTGAACTCCTCTGCTTTTGCCTCATCAGCATCCCTTCCCAAACagttaatgagaaaaaaattgagattaaaGGTCAACCAATGAAGTAGTACACTGAATGACAAAGGTAGCATAAATTCACATGAAGCCAAGTTATGTCACATCTACTATTATTTGGCTTTTATCACCTTGCAAGTAATACAACTTTTTCAGTAATTAAGATTTAAGAAGTTTTGAAGCCAAAATAggcacaatatatatatatatatatatatatttaatagtgGTGATCCAACCTAAAATTCTTAATCATTATACTACATTCACTTCTATCTTTAAATCCCATAGAGATAGGAACTAGAAAATAGTTGATGCCTAACCTTATATACTAAGGTTCTGTTTGTTTTAgattaaaatgtaaatttaatttcaacaaacaaCTTATGTAAAGCTTTTTAAGGTCATCCAAACACAATCTCAATGATAATTTACCACTTCTTTCaagtaaatttaaaataaaaaataaataaaaataaaaatccttaacTAATGCATGCACTTATTACAAATAGATCTGACACAATTTATGACAATTGATAGGGTTGAAACTTAGGGAAtagtcttttattattattattattattattattattattggtataTTATGCATTCATTAAGTTTTGAATCAAAACCTTACCCTCTATCGCATTATTATGGAAGAGGAAGTCATTTGAGGTAGATATCATTGTTATGGTAAATTTGCTTTAATTAATTTGACCATAACATCATCATCCTTAGTGAAACTGGCCAATACCAATAGCCGCGATAACAAACAAGATAATTCAGAGGTAACAAACAAGATAATTCAGACAATAAAGTCATAGTTACACTGACCTGGTATAtagaaacaatttatttattctgcTTCTAATTGTAATTGATCTTGGATTGCAAGAGTCTTCACAGCCTGTgaatattttttgcaaaagagcaaaaggtcatacaaaagcacaaaaaaaagaagtagaagaagataagaaagcATAGCATAAATGAAAGAAAGTTTTAAACTCTATGACTAATATTGTTATCAAAAACCCAACTCAATTCAATAACAATCATAGATTTGGCTCAGTTAAGTAGAGTTTGTTGGTTCCGAAGTGAGAAACCCATTTTTGAAATAGGGAACATAATTTTCAGTAAACCTATTATGTCATAAACCAAGACTAAAGTTATGTCATATTTGtgaaataaaaaccaaatgacTTTCACATTTATCTATGAATTAAACTGTATATCCAAAGTAGTTGACTACAAAattaacataaaagaaaaaatattaaagacatATAACTTGAATCAATACCTTTTGGCTAGATGACGATGCCTCACTTACTATGGTAGACTCTTagcttttacaataaattcatCTTCCTCATTGTAGTCTCATAAATCCAATCCTTTATTTCATctacaaatctaaaataagcaTCCCTCCAAGTCCTAATAAAGAAGAGAGCTCCACAAATTGCCCAAAAGCCAGTTGTGAATCCAACTCCCATACTAATGTAGAAGCTGGAGTTTTTAGAATCATCTTCAACACTGCCAATTGGTGATCTATTCAATGATTGTTCCTCAATTGTGCAACTTTTTGGAAGAGGATCACCACATAACTGAGGATTTCCAATGTACCTAAGGGCATCAAATGATTGAAGCTGGGTGCTTGAAGGAATTCTACCCGAGAGGTTGTTGTATGACAAGTCCAAGAGACTAAGAAATGTCAAATTAGACATGCTTGGAGGAATTTTACCTGATAAATGATTTCGTGAGAGATCAACTGACTCTAAATCTTTCATACTCCCAATTTTTTCTGGTATCTCTCCCATCAAATGATTTCGAGACAAATTCAAAAAACGTAACTTGGAAAGATTTGAAATTTCTGTAGGGATTGATCCAGACAAGTTGTTACTTGAAAGGTCAATGAGCCTAACTAATTTAAGGTTCTCTTTGTATTCCATTTCTTTCCCTTTGGGACCTAACTGAACATTCTCAACATAGGATGCTTGCATATTCCAATATATAAAGgacacaaaataagaaaatgaattatCATAGGAATCTGGTAATGCCATGGCGCTAATATTTTTCAAGCAGTTTGGTATGGATCCTGATAGGCTATTATTGGCAAGATCCAATACTCTAAGAGAAGATAGTTGGCATATTTGTTGAGGTATATAACCCTTGATTTCACTTGATCTTAGACGGAGAACTAAAAGATTTGTCATTTCTCCAATCCATAGTGGTATGATGGACAAATGATTATCACCTATATCAATGAGCCTCAAATTTAAGCACTTTTTCAACGATGAAGGAATATCTCCATAGATGCTATTATTTTGTAAACACAATGATTGGAGGTTAACTAAAGCCCCCATGGAGTAGGGAATTCTACCTACTAGATTATTGCTACCTAAGTTAAGATGGATCAAAGACTGCCAATACTTCCAGCAGTGAGAAAGTTCTCCTGATAAGAGATTGTTTGATGTGTCTAAAACCTCTAATTTattctttctaattttcttttggcatAAGAAAGTAGAAATGGGTCCATAAAATGAGTTGTTAGCTATATTGAGCTCTTTGACAGTATGACTCAAAAAAATGTCTGATACATCACATTCTATGCGGTTGTTAGAGAGATTGATAACTGTAATGTTTGAAGTCCAATTCCAGAACCAACCCGGAACTTTGCCTGAAATTCCTGACATGGACATCTCTAAAACACTGAGGAATCTTTGTGATTGTAGCCATGAAGGAAAATTAGGACCTATCTTAATTGAGCTGATGTAGGCATATTCTAGTTGGAAGGGGGGAACCCAATTGGAATTGACATTAAAGGACAAACCTGCTTCAGACATATCAAGTTCCTTTAATTTTGAGAGTTTTCTGAAATGCCCTTCATCTACTATACCTGTTAAAGAATTTTTTCCGACATACAAATTCTCTAACCTAGAGAGAAGCCCAAGACTCTTTGGAATGGTGCCATTCAATTGATTGTGGTCTAGTAATAATACTCTCATACGAGATAAATTCCCAAAGGAAGAAGGTATAGGACCATTTAAAGAATTAAGTCCAAGATCAAGATATTCTAATTTCTCTAAATTGAAAATGCTAGGCAGTATATTGCCTTTCAAAGAACTGTTGTACAGGTCAAGCCTTAAGAGGCTTGTACTGAGATTAGAGAACCAATTAGGTATCTCATGATTGAAATGATTTTTAGAAAGATCAAGGACTTGAAGAGACGTGAAATTGACAAATCCAAGAGATGGATTCAGGCTATCAAGCTGACAATTATACAAGTCTAGCTCCGAAAGAGATGGGAACTTACTCATTATTTGAAGCCAATCAACTTCTCTATGAAGGTCAGAGTAGCCGAGGTTAAGGTATTGAATGGCAGAGAGACCAGACATCCAATGAAGGTTATCTACATAGAGGTCAGAATTATTTCTAAGAGACAGATAGCGAAGGCTTGAAAGGTTCCCAAGCTGATGAGGAATGAGTCCACTGAAGTTAGCTCTTGAGAGGTCAAGATGTGTGAGACTGAACATTGAACCAAGGAAAATTGGAATACGAGTACAATTAAAGTCATTGTAACTCAAATCCAAGTAATTCAAATGCTCTAATTGAAGCAACGAACCACTAATCTCACCACCTAACCTCGAATGATTGAGGTGGAGCTCAGAGACTCGGCCAATTTTCTTGTCACAGAAAACTCTGTCCCATAGACAGCAATCTTTATGGTCAGACCAGGATGAGAGGACGTGCTCATGATCAGTGAAAGCACGTTTGAGAGTTAGAAGGGCTTGCTTGTCTTTTTCATTGCAAGAGACATTTGAGTTTGACTCtgctttgaagaagaagaggcttAAACTGAAGGCAATGGGAAAGAACCATATTAAGAAAAGCACATGAAGAGTTGCAAAAGAGGCACCCATAGTAACGGAGGAAAAGTTTGAAGGAAGAAAAGTTGAAGTGAGTATATAGAAATTAGCTCTTCATATTATATAGTGATTCTTCAAGccctttctcatttttcttataat
This genomic stretch from Quercus lobata isolate SW786 chromosome 3, ValleyOak3.0 Primary Assembly, whole genome shotgun sequence harbors:
- the LOC115982606 gene encoding receptor-like protein EIX2 is translated as MGASFATLHVLFLIWFFPIAFSLSLFFFKAESNSNVSCNEKDKQALLTLKRAFTDHEHVLSSWSDHKDCCLWDRVFCDKKIGRVSELHLNHSRLGGEISGSLLQLEHLNYLDLSYNDFNCTRIPIFLGSMFSLTHLDLSRANFSGLIPHQLGNLSSLRYLSLRNNSDLYVDNLHWMSGLSAIQYLNLGYSDLHREVDWLQIMSKFPSLSELDLYNCQLDSLNPSLGFVNFTSLQVLDLSKNHFNHEIPNWFSNLSTSLLRLDLYNSSLKGNILPSIFNLEKLEYLDLGLNSLNGPIPSSFGNLSRMRVLLLDHNQLNGTIPKSLGLLSRLENLYVGKNSLTGIVDEGHFRKLSKLKELDMSEAGLSFNVNSNWVPPFQLEYAYISSIKIGPNFPSWLQSQRFLSVLEMSMSGISGKVPGWFWNWTSNITVINLSNNRIECDVSDIFLSHTVKELNIANNSFYGPISTFLCQKKIRKNKLEVLDTSNNLLSGELSHCWKYWQSLIHLNLGSNNLVGRIPYSMGALVNLQSLCLQNNSIYGDIPSSLKKCLNLRLIDIGDNHLSIIPLWIGEMTNLLVLRLRSSEIKGYIPQQICQLSSLRVLDLANNSLSGSIPNCLKNISAMALPDSYDNSFSYFVSFIYWNMQASYVENVQLGPKGKEMEYKENLKLVRLIDLSSNNLSGSIPTEISNLSKLRFLNLSRNHLMGEIPEKIGSMKDLESVDLSRNHLSGKIPPSMSNLTFLSLLDLSYNNLSGRIPSSTQLQSFDALRYIGNPQLCGDPLPKSCTIEEQSLNRSPIGSVEDDSKNSSFYISMGVGFTTGFWAICGALFFIRTWRDAYFRFVDEIKDWIYETTMRKMNLL